The Pseudomonas berkeleyensis genome includes a region encoding these proteins:
- a CDS encoding D-alanyl-D-alanine carboxypeptidase family protein gives MNITSFVQRASLVLTLLAAPLAMASQQVVPAPPQLAAKSYVLMDAASGNVLVENNADERLPPASLTKLMTAYIATLEIRNGKIGEQDLVTISEHAWRTGGAASGGSTMFLPLNSQATVDDLLHGIIIQSGNDASIAIAEYIAGSEDAFADMMNATAERLGMKNSHFMNATGLPHPEHYSSAHDMAILARAIIDEDAEHYAIYSQKEFLWNNIKQPNRNLLLWRDRTVDGLKTGHTQEAGFCLVASAVRDGARMITSVFGTDSEQARAAETQKLLTYGFRFFESRTFYQKGTELAQATVWKGAARQVKAGLAEDLTMTMPKGQLEKLQASMSLNPQLVAPIAQGDVIGKVEVRLGDEVVRSTDLVALEPVEEGGLLRRLWDSIRLFFFGLFN, from the coding sequence ATGAACATCACCAGCTTCGTGCAACGTGCTTCCCTGGTTCTTACCCTTCTGGCGGCGCCCCTTGCCATGGCCAGTCAGCAGGTGGTTCCGGCGCCGCCGCAACTGGCCGCCAAATCTTATGTGCTGATGGATGCCGCCAGCGGCAACGTCCTGGTCGAGAACAACGCTGACGAGCGTCTGCCGCCAGCCAGCCTGACCAAGCTGATGACCGCCTACATCGCCACCCTGGAAATCCGTAACGGCAAGATCGGCGAGCAGGATCTGGTGACCATCAGCGAACACGCCTGGCGTACCGGTGGTGCGGCTTCTGGCGGCTCGACCATGTTCCTGCCGTTGAACAGCCAGGCGACTGTCGATGACTTGCTGCACGGCATCATCATCCAGTCCGGTAACGACGCGAGCATCGCCATCGCCGAATACATCGCTGGCAGCGAGGATGCCTTCGCCGACATGATGAACGCCACCGCCGAGCGCCTGGGCATGAAGAACAGCCACTTCATGAACGCCACCGGTCTGCCGCATCCCGAGCACTACTCCAGTGCCCATGACATGGCGATCCTGGCGCGCGCGATCATCGACGAAGATGCCGAGCACTATGCGATCTACTCGCAGAAGGAATTCCTCTGGAACAACATCAAGCAGCCCAACCGCAACCTGCTGCTGTGGCGTGACCGTACCGTCGACGGTCTGAAAACCGGTCACACTCAGGAAGCCGGCTTCTGCCTGGTGGCCTCGGCCGTGCGTGATGGCGCCCGGATGATCACCTCGGTATTCGGTACCGACAGCGAGCAGGCCCGCGCTGCGGAAACCCAGAAGCTGCTGACCTATGGCTTCCGTTTCTTCGAAAGCCGCACCTTCTACCAGAAGGGTACCGAACTGGCTCAGGCCACTGTCTGGAAAGGCGCTGCGCGTCAGGTCAAGGCCGGCCTGGCCGAAGACCTGACCATGACCATGCCCAAGGGGCAGCTGGAAAAGCTGCAGGCGAGCATGAGCCTCAACCCGCAGTTGGTCGCACCGATTGCGCAGGGTGACGTGATTGGCAAGGTCGAAGTACGACTGGGTGACGAGGTGGTGCGCAGCACCGACCTGGTCGCTCTGGAACCGGTGGAAGAGGGCGGCCTGCTGCGCCGTCTGTGGGACAGCATTCGGTTGTTCTTCTTCGGCCTGTTCAACTGA
- a CDS encoding DUF493 domain-containing protein, translated as MTDSDVQPPKIEFPCERYPIKVIGTAGEGFSDLVIEVIQRHAPDLDTSTLVMRDSRNGNFLSVQLLITATGVEQLQAIHVDLRATGRVHMVL; from the coding sequence ATGACCGATAGCGACGTTCAACCCCCCAAAATCGAATTCCCCTGCGAGCGTTACCCGATCAAGGTTATCGGCACTGCTGGCGAAGGTTTTTCCGACCTGGTCATCGAGGTGATTCAGCGTCATGCGCCTGACCTGGATACCTCGACGTTGGTCATGCGTGACAGCCGCAACGGCAATTTCCTCTCCGTACAGTTGCTGATCACCGCCACAGGCGTCGAGCAGCTGCAGGCGATCCACGTCGATCTGCGTGCGACTGGTCGCGTGCACATGGTGCTCTGA
- the lipB gene encoding lipoyl(octanoyl) transferase LipB produces MPELIVRHLGLVDYQPTLEAMRNLTRERDEHTPDEIWLLQHPKVFTQGQAGKAEHLLAPGDIPVIQVERGGQVTYHGPGQLVAYLMLDLRRLDLGVRELVTAMEQSLVDLLAHYGVDAAPKADAPGVYVNGDKIASLGLRVSRGCSFHGLALNVDMDMTPFQRINPCGYAGLKMVQLRDLLDTAPAFEEVAQRLEQTLRRRLGFV; encoded by the coding sequence GTGCCTGAACTCATCGTTCGTCATCTTGGCCTGGTCGACTATCAACCGACGCTGGAGGCCATGCGCAATCTGACCCGCGAGCGCGATGAGCACACGCCGGACGAAATCTGGCTGCTGCAACATCCCAAGGTGTTCACCCAGGGCCAGGCCGGCAAGGCCGAGCATCTGTTGGCACCGGGCGACATTCCGGTGATTCAGGTTGAGCGGGGCGGTCAGGTGACCTACCACGGCCCCGGCCAGCTAGTGGCCTATCTGATGCTGGATCTGCGCCGTCTCGATCTGGGGGTGCGCGAGCTGGTCACGGCCATGGAGCAGAGCCTGGTCGATCTGCTGGCCCACTACGGCGTCGATGCAGCGCCCAAGGCGGATGCGCCAGGCGTATACGTCAACGGTGACAAGATCGCCTCGCTGGGCTTGCGCGTCAGCCGTGGCTGCTCGTTCCATGGCCTGGCGCTGAACGTCGACATGGACATGACGCCATTCCAGCGCATCAATCCCTGCGGCTATGCCGGCCTGAAGATGGTGCAATTGCGCGATCTGCTCGACACCGCACCAGCATTCGAAGAAGTGGCACAGCGCCTCGAGCAGACGCTGCGCAGGCGCCTGGGCTTCGTATAA
- a CDS encoding YhcB family protein: protein MEQTVTAWLIPALTLVVGIAVGFLLARLAPNAAPGRTQRQMDEMQARFEAYQNEVVTHFNTTASLVKKLTQSYQDVQEHLSDGANRLALDELTRQRLLATLNSTEAGEKRERLTPPKNYEMPKDYAPKSDGPGMLDESYGLKKP from the coding sequence GTGGAACAGACCGTTACAGCCTGGTTGATACCCGCCCTGACCCTGGTGGTCGGCATCGCCGTGGGCTTTCTGCTCGCCCGCCTGGCCCCCAATGCTGCACCGGGCCGTACGCAGCGGCAGATGGATGAAATGCAGGCACGCTTCGAGGCCTACCAGAACGAAGTGGTGACCCACTTCAACACCACCGCCAGCCTGGTGAAGAAACTCACCCAGAGCTACCAGGACGTGCAGGAACACCTGTCCGACGGCGCCAATCGCCTGGCCCTGGACGAACTGACCCGTCAACGTCTGCTGGCCACCCTGAACAGCACCGAAGCCGGCGAGAAACGCGAGCGCCTGACGCCGCCGAAGAACTACGAAATGCCCAAGGACTATGCGCCGAAAAGCGATGGCCCGGGCATGCTGGACGAGAGCTACGGGCTGAAGAAGCCGTAA
- a CDS encoding alpha/beta hydrolase gives MLSRETPLFIQGPVGQLESLLLEVPDARGVALICHPNPIQGGTMLNKVVSTLQRTARDCGYHTLRFNYRGVGASAGSHDMGTGEVDDAEAVAAWLKEEYPNLPITLLGFSFGGFVAAALGARLEAQGQVPSKLFMVAPAVHRLTTETPPASQCPLVVIQPDADEVVEPQAVYAWSANLGRAHELLKVAECGHFFHGKLTDLKEVLLPRL, from the coding sequence TTGCTCAGTCGCGAAACCCCTCTTTTCATTCAAGGCCCTGTGGGCCAACTCGAATCCCTTCTGCTGGAGGTGCCGGACGCCCGAGGCGTGGCGCTGATCTGCCATCCCAACCCGATACAGGGCGGCACCATGCTCAACAAGGTGGTGTCCACTCTGCAGCGCACGGCACGCGACTGTGGGTATCACACATTGCGTTTCAATTATCGCGGCGTTGGCGCCAGTGCCGGCAGCCATGACATGGGCACCGGCGAAGTGGACGACGCCGAAGCCGTCGCCGCCTGGCTCAAGGAGGAATACCCGAACCTGCCCATCACCCTGCTGGGCTTTTCCTTCGGCGGCTTCGTCGCCGCTGCGCTGGGCGCGCGCCTGGAAGCGCAGGGGCAGGTGCCGAGCAAGCTGTTCATGGTGGCGCCGGCGGTGCATCGCCTGACCACAGAGACGCCGCCGGCCAGCCAGTGTCCGCTGGTGGTGATCCAGCCCGATGCTGACGAAGTGGTCGAGCCGCAGGCCGTGTACGCCTGGTCGGCCAATCTCGGGCGTGCCCACGAGCTGCTGAAAGTGGCAGAATGCGGTCACTTTTTTCACGGCAAGCTGACGGATCTGAAGGAAGTTCTTCTGCCGCGTCTGTGA
- a CDS encoding tryptophan--tRNA ligase, with protein MTTRILTGITTTGTPHLGNYAGAIRPAIVASRDPQMDSFYFLADYHALIKCDDPARIQRSRLEIAATWLALGLDTDKATFYRQSDIPEIPELCWLLTCVAGKGLLNRAHAYKASVDKNVEAGEDPDAGVTMGLFSYPVLMAADILMFNAQKVPVGRDQIQHVEMARDIGQRFNHLFGKGKDLFVLPEVVIEEEVATLPGLDGRKMSKSYDNTIPLFGTAKQLKDAVARIVTDSKLPGEPKDAEGSHLFTLYQAFASHAQQAEFRSELEGGLAWGEAKNRLYQLLEDTLGEARERYNALIAKPADLEDILLAGATKARKIATPFLGELREAVGLRSFREQVQVAAGEKKKAAKSARFVSFRDDDGSFRFRLLDADGEQLLLSKSFADGKSAGMINKRLQSGEPLDVRAEGQVFSVWIDGENVASSPEFADGQALEAAVARLREALAPQE; from the coding sequence ATGACCACCCGTATCCTCACCGGTATCACTACCACCGGCACGCCGCACCTGGGCAACTACGCTGGCGCCATCCGTCCGGCCATCGTCGCCAGCCGCGACCCGCAGATGGACTCGTTCTACTTCCTCGCCGACTACCACGCGCTGATCAAGTGCGATGACCCGGCACGCATCCAGCGTTCGCGCCTGGAGATCGCCGCCACCTGGCTGGCACTGGGCCTGGATACCGACAAGGCGACCTTCTACCGCCAGTCCGATATCCCCGAGATTCCCGAGCTGTGCTGGCTGCTGACCTGCGTGGCTGGCAAGGGTCTGCTCAACCGTGCCCACGCCTACAAGGCCTCGGTGGACAAGAACGTCGAAGCGGGTGAAGACCCGGATGCCGGCGTGACCATGGGCCTGTTCAGCTACCCGGTGCTGATGGCCGCGGACATCCTGATGTTCAACGCGCAGAAGGTGCCGGTTGGCCGTGACCAGATTCAGCACGTGGAGATGGCCCGCGACATCGGCCAGCGTTTCAACCACCTGTTCGGCAAGGGCAAGGATCTGTTCGTCCTGCCCGAGGTGGTGATCGAGGAGGAGGTGGCCACGCTGCCCGGTCTCGACGGACGCAAGATGAGCAAGAGCTACGACAACACCATCCCGCTGTTCGGCACCGCCAAGCAGCTCAAGGACGCCGTGGCGCGCATCGTCACCGACTCCAAGCTGCCGGGTGAGCCCAAGGATGCCGAAGGCTCGCATCTGTTCACCCTGTACCAGGCCTTCGCCAGTCACGCGCAGCAGGCCGAGTTCCGTTCCGAGCTGGAAGGCGGCCTGGCCTGGGGCGAGGCGAAGAATCGCCTGTACCAGTTGCTCGAAGACACCTTGGGCGAGGCGCGCGAGCGCTACAACGCGCTGATCGCCAAGCCGGCCGACCTGGAGGATATCCTCCTCGCTGGCGCCACCAAGGCACGCAAGATCGCCACGCCGTTCCTTGGCGAGCTGCGCGAGGCGGTTGGGCTGCGCTCGTTCCGCGAGCAGGTGCAGGTGGCCGCTGGCGAGAAGAAAAAAGCTGCCAAGAGCGCGCGCTTCGTCAGCTTTCGCGATGACGACGGCAGCTTCCGCTTCCGCTTGCTGGATGCCGATGGCGAGCAACTGCTGCTGTCGAAGTCCTTCGCCGATGGCAAGTCTGCCGGCATGATCAACAAGCGCCTGCAATCCGGTGAGCCATTGGATGTGCGCGCCGAAGGCCAGGTGTTCTCGGTATGGATCGATGGCGAGAACGTGGCCAGCAGCCCCGAGTTCGCTGATGGTCAGGCGCTGGAAGCCGCTGTCGCCCGCCTGCGCGAGGCGCTGGCGCCGCAGGAGTGA
- the zapE gene encoding cell division protein ZapE produces the protein MTPLERYQADLKRPDFFHDAAQENAVRHLQRLYDELIARDQSKSGLMGKLFGKKPQGPVKGLYFWGGVGRGKTYLVDTFFDALPFEQKMRTHFHRFMKRVHEEMKTLKGEKNPLTIIGKRFADEARVICFDEFFVSDITDAMILATLMEELFKNGVSLVATSNIVPDGLYKDGLQRARFLPAIALLKQHTDIVNVDSGVDYRLRALEQAELFHFPLGPAAEESLLTSFRSLLPDCTHMVENEALMIENRAINAVRVCEDVAWFEFRELCDGPRSQNDYIELGKIFHAVILANVEQMSVAKDDMARRFINLVDEFYDRNVKLIISAEVELKDLYTGGRLSFEFQRTLSRLLEMQSHEFLSRPHRP, from the coding sequence ATGACCCCCTTAGAGCGTTATCAGGCCGATCTCAAGCGGCCCGACTTCTTCCATGATGCGGCCCAGGAAAATGCTGTCCGCCATCTGCAGCGTCTGTACGACGAGCTGATTGCGCGCGACCAGAGCAAATCCGGGTTGATGGGCAAGCTGTTTGGCAAGAAGCCGCAGGGGCCGGTCAAGGGCCTGTATTTCTGGGGCGGCGTCGGTCGTGGCAAGACCTACCTGGTCGACACCTTCTTCGATGCGCTGCCGTTCGAGCAGAAGATGCGCACGCACTTCCACCGCTTCATGAAGCGTGTGCACGAGGAGATGAAGACCCTCAAGGGCGAGAAGAACCCGCTGACCATCATCGGCAAGCGTTTCGCCGACGAGGCGCGGGTGATCTGCTTCGACGAGTTCTTCGTCAGCGACATCACCGATGCCATGATTCTCGCCACGCTGATGGAAGAGCTGTTCAAGAACGGCGTTTCCCTGGTGGCTACGTCCAACATCGTGCCGGACGGTCTGTACAAGGATGGTCTGCAGCGTGCGCGCTTCCTGCCGGCTATCGCTCTGCTCAAGCAGCACACCGACATCGTCAACGTCGACAGCGGCGTCGACTATCGTCTGCGCGCGCTGGAACAGGCCGAGCTGTTCCACTTCCCCCTCGGCCCGGCTGCCGAGGAAAGCCTGCTGACCAGCTTCCGCAGCCTGCTACCCGATTGCACTCATATGGTGGAAAACGAGGCGCTGATGATCGAGAACCGCGCGATCAACGCCGTGCGGGTGTGCGAGGACGTCGCCTGGTTCGAGTTCCGTGAGCTGTGCGATGGCCCGCGCAGCCAGAACGACTACATCGAGCTGGGCAAGATCTTCCATGCGGTGATCCTGGCCAACGTCGAGCAGATGAGCGTGGCCAAGGACGACATGGCGCGACGCTTCATCAACCTGGTGGACGAGTTCTACGACCGCAACGTCAAGCTGATCATCTCCGCGGAAGTGGAACTCAAGGATCTCTACACTGGCGGCCGTCTGAGCTTCGAGTTCCAGCGTACGCTGAGCCGCCTGCTGGAAATGCAATCGCACGAATTCCTCTCGCGCCCACACCGGCCCTGA
- a CDS encoding GlxA family transcriptional regulator: protein MAGIRYAKQQGLGFEPPFEIHLVSPDGLPVNSFSNVRLPVDGGLDTCDVIILPAFWDDFDALCKRYPQVLDWLRSRHAAGTAICGEATGVFWMAEAGLLDGKEATTYWRFFREFTERFPKVQLNPDKHLSDADNLYCAGGVTSACDLYIYMIERYCGAGVAQGVARDILYEVQRSYTPGRIGFGGQKLHQDVTVLQIQHWLEEHYADKFRFEDVAREHGMSIRNFMRRFQGATGDKPLHYLQRLRIETAKSLLSSTRKSIKTISYEVGYDDASFFARLFRQHTELSPNQYRRQFQQKDTQA from the coding sequence ATGGCCGGCATTCGTTATGCCAAGCAGCAGGGGCTAGGCTTTGAGCCGCCGTTCGAAATCCATCTGGTCAGCCCGGATGGCCTCCCCGTGAACAGCTTCAGCAATGTACGCCTGCCGGTGGACGGCGGCCTCGATACCTGCGATGTGATCATCCTGCCCGCCTTCTGGGACGACTTCGACGCCCTGTGCAAACGCTACCCGCAGGTACTGGACTGGCTACGTAGCCGCCATGCCGCAGGTACGGCGATCTGCGGCGAAGCCACCGGCGTGTTCTGGATGGCCGAGGCCGGCCTGCTCGACGGCAAGGAAGCGACCACCTACTGGCGCTTCTTTCGCGAATTCACCGAGCGCTTCCCCAAGGTGCAGTTGAATCCGGACAAGCACCTGTCCGACGCCGACAACCTGTATTGCGCCGGCGGCGTCACCTCGGCCTGCGACCTCTACATCTACATGATCGAGCGTTACTGCGGAGCCGGCGTGGCCCAGGGCGTGGCACGCGACATCCTCTACGAGGTGCAACGCAGCTATACGCCAGGGCGCATCGGCTTCGGTGGGCAGAAGCTGCATCAGGACGTCACCGTGCTGCAGATCCAGCACTGGCTGGAAGAGCACTACGCCGACAAGTTTCGCTTCGAGGACGTGGCGCGCGAGCACGGCATGAGCATTCGCAACTTCATGCGCCGCTTCCAAGGGGCGACAGGAGACAAGCCACTGCACTATCTGCAGCGCCTGCGCATCGAAACCGCCAAGAGCCTGCTCTCCTCCACCCGCAAGAGCATCAAGACCATCAGCTACGAAGTGGGCTACGACGATGCGAGCTTCTTCGCCCGGCTGTTTCGCCAGCACACCGAGTTGTCACCCAATCAGTACCGCCGCCAGTTCCAGCAGAAAGACACCCAGGCCTGA
- a CDS encoding acyl-CoA dehydrogenase family protein yields the protein MIPRTLFSSDHELFRDSVRKFLEQEAVPYHHQWEKDGHIDRALWNKAGEAGMLCSHIPEEYGGMAADFLYSTVVIEEIGRLGLTGIGFSLHSDIVAPYILHYGSEAQKQHYLPKLVSGEMVTAIAMTEPGAGSDLQGVKTTAVLDGDEYVINGSKTFITNGWLADLVIVVAKTDPKAGAKGTSLFLVETNTPGFSKGKRLEKVGMKAQDTSELFFQDVRVPKENLLGQPGMGFAYLMQELPQERLTVGIGALASAEAALQWTLDYTRERKAFGKSVSDFQNTRFKLAEMATEIQVGRVFVDRCLELHLNRKLDVPTAAMLKYWGTDLQCKVLDECVQLHGGYGFMWEYPVARAWADARVQRIYAGTNEIMKEIIARSLV from the coding sequence ATGATCCCCAGAACGCTCTTCAGCTCCGACCATGAACTGTTCCGCGACAGCGTGCGCAAGTTTCTCGAACAGGAAGCGGTGCCTTATCACCATCAGTGGGAGAAGGATGGGCACATCGACCGTGCGTTGTGGAACAAGGCTGGGGAGGCCGGCATGCTCTGCTCGCATATCCCTGAGGAGTACGGTGGCATGGCGGCCGACTTCCTATACAGCACCGTGGTGATCGAGGAGATCGGTCGTCTGGGTCTGACCGGCATCGGTTTCTCCCTGCACTCGGACATCGTTGCGCCCTACATCCTGCATTACGGTAGCGAGGCGCAGAAGCAGCATTACCTGCCCAAGCTGGTGAGTGGTGAGATGGTCACCGCCATCGCCATGACCGAACCGGGCGCCGGTTCCGACCTGCAGGGCGTGAAGACCACTGCCGTGCTCGACGGCGACGAGTACGTGATCAATGGCTCGAAGACCTTCATCACCAATGGCTGGCTGGCCGATCTGGTGATCGTCGTCGCCAAGACTGACCCGAAAGCTGGTGCCAAGGGCACCAGCCTGTTCCTGGTCGAGACCAATACGCCGGGTTTCTCCAAGGGCAAGCGCCTGGAAAAGGTCGGCATGAAGGCGCAGGACACCTCCGAGCTGTTCTTCCAGGATGTACGTGTGCCCAAGGAGAATCTGCTGGGGCAACCGGGCATGGGCTTCGCCTACCTGATGCAGGAATTGCCACAGGAACGCCTGACCGTGGGTATCGGTGCTCTGGCCTCAGCCGAGGCGGCACTGCAGTGGACGCTGGACTACACCCGTGAGCGCAAGGCCTTCGGCAAGTCGGTATCGGACTTCCAGAATACGCGCTTCAAGCTGGCCGAGATGGCCACCGAGATACAGGTCGGTCGGGTGTTCGTCGATCGATGCCTGGAACTGCACTTGAATCGCAAGCTCGACGTGCCGACTGCCGCGATGCTCAAGTACTGGGGCACCGATCTGCAGTGCAAGGTGCTCGACGAATGCGTGCAGCTGCACGGCGGCTACGGCTTCATGTGGGAATACCCGGTGGCGCGTGCCTGGGCCGATGCGCGGGTGCAACGCATCTATGCCGGCACCAACGAGATCATGAAGGAGATCATCGCCCGCTCGTTGGTCTGA